The region AAATGTCATTACAACTGTCTTTTTCCGTTGCCGAGAAAACGACGACGCTGACTCTTAAGGGAAGCCTGAATGAGTACTCGTCGGCGCTGGACGGTGTGGAAGTAAATCCCAATTTTGATTTGATTTTAGACCTGAAAGATCTAGAGTCGATCAATTCATTGGGTATCAGAAATTTTCACTCATGGATTTACAGCATTCGCTGCCAACGACTGCGCCTATTTCACTGCCCCCGCGTTTTCGTGAATCAATTGAACTTAGTGGCGGGATTCTTACCGCCAAAAACAGAGATCGAAAGCTTCTTTGTTCCTTACTATTCCGAAAAAACCAATGAAGAGTCCCTGATCCTTTTCACCAGGTTTCTGGAATACAAATCTGTGGACGGAAATATCAAAATTAGTTTCCCCAAGGTAACAGATTCACAAGGAAACATGATGGAACTTGATGTTTTGGAAGAAAACTACTTCCGCTTTCTGAACTCCTACACACTCAATCAGATTTGACGGAGCAATAACTCCATCACTGACTCCACGCTTCAATGCGATAATTAATGCAAAATTTAGGTTTGTGTGGCGACATGTTTCCTATTCGAGGTGGAAACATGTCAAACACACTTAAGATCCTTCTTTCTTCAGTTCTGTTGTGCTTTTCAACTTCTGCATTGGCAGTCGGCGACGAAGTTCAAAATGGTGGCGACGTTATCGCCTGCCCAAGCCTTGAAGTTCCAATTTATAAATCATTGGATCTTTACGAAGGAAAAATGGTTTACGGTTTGGAACCCGCTTTGATTCAACAAAATGATTTTCGTGTGATCGTAAGTCAGCTGATTGATCGCATTGCTAAGTTCGATACAACTCGCGCCAATCTTTATCGCTCCTTCTTGCGTAATTTAAGTGATGAAGGTCGCATGGTGCCTGGCAGTGAGTTTGGCAATATCAAGGACGAGGGTTTTATCACCCTGCCTGAAGGTTGCTCTTTGAAACAAGCAGCGGGCCAATTTCAAAAACACACTCCAGAAGGTATTAAGTATATTTTCAACGGTGCTATCTGGAATGAGATGAAGCCAATTCCGCGTGCCGCTTTGGTTATGCATGAGTTTGTATATCGTGAAGTGTTGATGCAGAAAAACGCACCTCCAACTTCAGTGAAAGTGCGTTACTTCAATGCCTTTATTCATTCTAAAAAAATGTTGAATAGTTCTAACAAAGAATATTCGGCTGCTGCGGCTTTCGCGGGCTTGAATCGTTAGTAGCCTCTGAAAAACCATACGGGCGAACCAGTGAACTTTATAACTGAAGTTCCTGCGCTGCCCGAGGTATACCCAGTTCCTCCTGCCACACTGACAGTTCCGGAGAGCGATCCGAAATAGTAGATCGCAATACGCCCCCCGCCGCCGCCACCACCATAGCCTGATTCACCATTGCCACCTTTAGCAGTGATCCCATTCGTCACGGATGAAATATTGCGGGTGATAATCCAAATACTTCCACCAGAACCACCGCCGCCGCGACCGATTGAATAAGAACCACCATCAGCGACAAGACTTCCCCCCGTACCGATCGTTAAAGTATTAGTAATAACGAGCTTGATCGCACCACCACCGGCGCCGCCATAACCGCGCGAGCTGTTGCTCCCCCCGCCAGAGCCAAGATCCACAGGGGCCGTGGAGGAACCATACGTACCGCCACCTGCTTGCCCCTGATTGCTGGCTGCGCCGGCTCCACCATAACCTCCGCCGCCACCGCCGCCCGTGCCGGAATTAGAAGCACCCGCACCCGTTCCAGAGCCAGAGACATTTCCGTCAAGCGTCCATACCTTAGCACTCGGAGCGATCGTTATATTGTTGTAGGTGTAAGTGCCGCTTTGCAAAGTGCTTGATGCAGGAAAATACAAATTATTATTAGTCGTATCGACAACTACAACGGAACCTACTGTCGCACCTGCAGTTATTCCAGCTCCCGATCCCGGGCTGACATCAAAAGTTAAAGATGAGCTGAAACTGCCAGAATAATAAACCGCAATGCGGCCTCCGCTGCCAGCAGAGCCTGTGTCGTATCCAGCACCGCCCACCGCTTGAATTTTACCACTTCCTAAAACATTTGCGCCAACGATCCAAACACTTCCACCAGCTCCGCCGCCGGGGTCATAAGAGATCGAATAGCCATACATTCCATCCGAATCGATCGTGCCGTTGATGGTGAATGTCCCTGACGCAACCATCTTAATCGCACCACCACCCATGGCGCCAAAAGCGTCTCCCGCGGTACCTCCACCTGATCCATACGTCGTTGGTTCCAGCATAGAGCCATAGACTCCACCACCAGCAACATTGCTGGTCGAAGTTCCTGCAGCAGCTCCTCGGCCCCCATGGCCACCGCCACTGCAGGTATAACCATTGCAATTTCCTTTTGCTGTTCCCAGATTTGCTTTGTAGCCACGCCCCTGATTTGAGACATAAATACCAGAGGCAATAGTAATATTCCTAAAAGAATAAGTTCCGTTTCCAATCATTGACGACGTATTTATGTAAAGATCGTTATTCGTGGAATCGATCAAAAATGCAGACCCATTTACTCCAGTCATATTGGCTGAAGAAGTTCCGCCATTAGCAGTCACCGCTCCCGTGTACGAGGACGTTCCATAGTAAACGGCAACCAATCCGCCACCGCCCCCCCCTGAATAAGTGGAAACACCCGCTCCCCCGTTTGCGCGAATGGCACCGGCACCGGCGAGTGTTCCCGCATTAATCCAAATACTTCCACCAGCTCCGCCTCCTGAAGCCATTCCCCCTGATGAAGCTCCAGCAGCGCCCCCATTTGCGGTGATGATACCACTAACAGTCAAGGTGCCTGCGACATTCAATTTAATAGCACCACCGCCAGCTCCAGGTGTTGTAGATCCGGCTTGCCCCCCGCCCGATCCCAACGTCACAGGCTCCAGATTAGATCCGTAAGGATCACACATTGTCACCAGATCCTCACCGAAACCTCCGAAGCCCCCATGACATCCACCAACTGTTGATGGTCCGACGCCAGGTCCCGTATTGGCGGCATAGCCTTTAGAGTCCGCGCTGATCGTTCCGCTGACCGTGATTGAGTCAGCATTTATAATAACGCCCGAGTTGGTGGCAGTATCCCCCGACAGAGTGAGCGCTCTGGAGGCGTTTACAATAAGGGTCGTAAATGTGTAGGTACCTGGATTTAATGTGACGGCACCCGTGATCGTCACCACACCGGCAGATGTGTAATCTCCAGGAGATTTAGTTACTCCTGTCCAACTTTCATCACCGTAAGCGTTCACATTTGCAAACAGCATGGACAGAAAAAACCAGATGCGAAGGCCGGGGTTAATTCGCATAACCACTGCTCCAGTTAACATAAACTTTCGTACCGATACGCATGAACGAGTAAACAGCATTCGCCCCTGACGCCGTCGCATTTGCAGGAAGGAAATAGAAAGCGCCTGAACCGGCCGTGCCCGACAAAGTATCTGGAGATGTTTGAGCGAAGGTACATGAGCCCGAGAATGTCGTCGAAGCTGTCACTGCCAGAGTGTACACACCACCATCACGCATATTCGAAAATGTCATCTGCGAACCGCAATTTGACGTTACGCTTTGAGTGTTGCCACGGCTCCAGTCGATCGTTGTCGTCGTGCCATTATCGTAGGATTTGCCGCGGATCGAACCATTTACTTCCAACTTGTCATTGATTGTCGATGATGTACCGATGCCAACGTTTCCGCCCGATGCGACGGTTATACGATCACTGCCGCCCGTTTCAATCTTGAAGTCGTAGGCGTCATTCGTTCCAACACTTGCAGCGGCACCAAAAGAATTTCCACCGTTTAACAAAATACCCGCACCCGTCAAAGTGGTCGCACCTGTACCACCATTGGCGATTGGTAAAGTTCCAGAAAATGAAGAAGCCACGATATTTGTTAATTGCGAGCCATCGACAGCTGGCAATCTGTTCGCTGTATCCATCGCCACGATTTTACCAGTGGTGGTCCCCGTATCGACCACCAAGGAACCGGAACTTGTCGTCAAGCCCGTACCGTATGCCAGGCCAATATTTGAACCAGTCACGTTCATCGGAGCCGTCGTACCAAGTACAGTATAAGTGCCGGCGCCTGTTCTTTGCACGATACCCGTGCCAGTTATCGTTGTTAAATCTGTCGCTGTCGGAGCTGCCCATTTTATTCCAGTTGATTGTGCAGAATCCACCATCAGCACATAACCATTTGTGGAGCCCACAGGTAAAGTCACATTATTCGTTCCATCGTGAGTAAGAATGCTTCCTTTTGTGGCCAAAGGAGAAAGCGCATCAAAAGCTGCAGTTTTGGTGGTTTGTCCCGTGCCGCCTTTAGCAATATCCAATATTCCCGAGATGGATGACGCCACAATATTCGTCAAGGCCGAGCCATCTATCGCGGGAAGCTTGCTTGCAGAATCAAGTTGTACGATTTGATTAGCACCCGTCCCTGCGTTTACTTTTGCAACACCGGCAGCAATAGTGATTCCAGAAACTGCGGCACTGGTATCGAACTGCACGACTCCTTTTGCTGAATAAGAAGAGTCTGTGGGTGAACCACCCGTTGCATCATCTGCCATCGTCCATTTCGAACCGTCATATTTAAGAATTTTGCCAGTTGATATACCCGTGGTATCAACGGCAGCACCTTTAATTTTATCCACTGAAGTGGCACCTTGGGTTCCAGAGACATCACCAGACAACGAGCCCGAAAAATTCGTGGCCGTTGCCGCAGTGGTTGCAGACGAGGCGACGATCCCTGTTAAGGCCGAACCATCAACAGCTGGCAACTTACCAGTGCCATCGAGTTTGACGATTTGATTGGCTCCTGTGCCCGTATTTACGTGAGCGACTCCGTTGGTCACGACGATACCCGAAGTCGCAGCATTCGTTAGAAACTGCACCAAACCTTTAATAGAGTAAGAAGCATCGAAAGAAGAACCACCGCCGGCTGGCGTATCGCAGCCAAAAGCCGAGCCATTGTACGTCACGAATTGTCCTGTCGTACAACCCGTCAAATCAGTTTTGCGAACGTAATCAGTGGCAACCAGTCCACCTAACTTTTCTGCAGAGATCGCATTCGTTGCATACGGTACCGCGCGAATTTCTGATGCCGGCGTAATATGGTTCCAACCAGAAGTTCCATTCGGATTAAATTGCACATCTAAAAAACGTCTGTCACTTGCTGACAAAAGGAATGTACCACCTTCCGCACAGGAAACGGTGCCGGAGTTGTTCATATAGTCATAGACTTTGGCGGAAGAATTGGGAAAGTTCGCAGTGCCTTCGCCTATCGCGACGTCAAATAAACCATCTGCAGACAAAGGCACAAGATCCTTTTGCTCGCGGAAGATTGTACAATTCGGATTTTTTCCACCTGCCTTATCAACCATGACTGAGAAACTAAAAGATGCCATGGTGAAACCAGGACTGCCATTGGTGGAACTTAAAATACGTCCTTGATAGGAGAATGTAGTGGGAGATGCAGCTGCATTTGATACTAGAAACGGGCACAAAGAAGTGAACAGAATCACGATTCGCATTTTACAGAATCTTGAAAATGTAAACGTCTTCACAGGGGCCTCCACGAACATACCGAATTAAACTTTCACCCATATAATTCGGAAGGCCTTTGAATATTCTAGAGATTTTCCACAGATACAGAACTCAGATTCACTGGGAACACACTGTGGACAGATTCATTTTGAGCGAAGAGTCCGAATCAAAAACAGAACAAACGACTGTTTCATTGTTTATGTTTAATGCCGTGGGGGTACGCTGCATGGAGGATGAATTTCATTTTTTCGAATGATTCCGAACGACAATGCGAGTGTTCAATTTCACAGAGTGTAGGACTGTTGGACTTGCAGAAGTGCTGTGCACATAGCTTCCTTCTGAGTTTCCGAGGAAACGGTTTTTGTTTCTGACTGACAGAAAAGATTTAGGCAAGACTGAATTACGAACTCCCCGTTAGGATCATTTTGCAAAGAGGAAGGCACAGTGCACGCCTTCCACGCTTTCGCTAAAAGAGTTTTTTCATCGCCCAATGGATCCACTGAGGGAGTTTTTCTCTTTTTATAGCTAACGTCTTGGGATGCCGGCGGAGCAACGCTGTCTGCTGTGTCAGGGGAAGACTGAGTCGAAGCAAAATCTGTCGAACCGCTTGAAACAAATGTCGAACTTCCACCAAGTAGGTTGTCGGTTCCAAGCTTTGCGCAGTTTTGATATCCGAGAAGTATCATTGGTGTTCCAATTAATAACGCCAACTTACTGATTGAACGCTTCATCCACCCTCCAAGCGACGAAATGTTTTCGATGCAAATCCAGTGCACAGGATAAAATCAAGTCACCGTATCTTATTTTGCAGAACGCCTGTTGAAGCTTTTAAATTCGCTTAGATTATCGACAGCACTTTCACCTCCGTTCAGAGGTATTCGCAACTGGGGGAGCGTCTTAATGACGAAACAAACAGCCTTGTCAGCCCCGTTTCACAATTTCAAGGGCAAAGATTGATGAAGTTGTCGACGAATCAATTTGAGACTAGGTTGAAACTTACTCGCTCGTTTCAGCTTCGCGAGCATTGACGTCGGTCAAAGGGTAAAGCTGCATACTTAGATTATAAACTTCGGTTTTAGGCCCGTCCTCTAGCAACAAACACATCTTACGACGGAATTGTGTCAGCATTTGTTTGGCTTCTTCGATCTTATTTACGTTGATCGGCATCGTGATATTACCAAAGTGACGTTTGGCCGGAGACACAGACCGCAAAGCCTCTTCGGACTTTCTTAAAGCAGCCACATGGTGTTCAACGATGGCGGAGCTAGGAATTTCGGTTGTCGTCGTTAATTGCGCTGGAATGCGCACCCAACGGCCATTTTTCATCTTGATGACACCTTGGGATTCCAACAGGTTCATGCACTCTTCAGTTTTTTCAATCGTCAAAGCCAATCGTTTCGCAATCCACTCTATAGAACTCTCGAAATCATCTGTCTTGATCAAGTTCAAGATCGCATAGGGCTCCCAACTTGTAATCAAACGGAGCTCTTGATTTTCCAAAACCTTTTGGAAGTTCATGCGTTTCGCACGAACCGTAACGAAACTAGAAAGAGTGCCTTGTTCTTCTTGCGTTAGACTGAGGCCGTAACCGATCCTGTTCGAGTAATGATCACTTAAAGGACGGCGTTCGTGAAAGATTTCATTCAAACGTCCTGGAGAAATACCCGCCTTTTGAGCCAAAGCGCGCATGGAAAAACGTGGATTTTTCTTTTGCAGCTCTTCTAATTTCTGGCTTAAAAAGTGGTTTAAAGTCATGTGTCCTCGTCTCAGCACATTAACTTAGCTCTTTAAACTTTATCAAGTTCAACGCGCGGCGACTCTGCCAGATTCGCTCCAGTAGCGGTCGTCGACGACTTTTCAGGAATCGAAAGTGGGAACATTTGAATATTCAAAGAGTACACTTCACTCTGCGTCCCTTGCTGCAGCAGACGCAAAATTCGGCCACGGAATCTTTCAATCATACGCTCAGCCACGGGGATCTGCTGCGGATTCACTGTCAGCGTGACACCCGTGTAACTGGAGTTCACTTCAAGGTCCATTGCTTGACCGGCTTTTTCCAAATGCTTTCTATAGTATTCGCGGCTTTCTGGATTTGCGCATTCGTAAGACGTGATTAGACGACGATGAACGATTTCCAGGCCTCGCTCCTCGTGACGAACCAGCTCCATGCGCTCGAGATTTGTAATCGCTTGCTCGACCGCCTCCGGAGTCAATCCCAAACGCTCACCAATCCATTTCACATCATCATTGCCGTTAGAAATTCTAAGCAAATTCAAAATTGCGTATTCTTCCCAGCCCCCCATTAAGTGGCCACTTTTCACCCCTAGCACTCGGTCTGAATTAAAGCGCCGAGATGTGACGGAAATGTATGAGCGAAGTTGCTGGCGCTCGTCTTGATTCAATCCCAAACCGGTCGAGATCTTTTCAAAATAGAACTCACTCAAAGGACGCTTGCCACGAATAAGTTCGCTTAAGCGACCTGGTGTGATGCCGATTTTGTAAGCAACCATGCGTAGGGAAATACGGCGGTTGGTCTTACGGAGTTCTTCGAATTTGTTCATCATGAATTCTGTAATAGTCTGGTTTTGCATGAACACAGTATTCGACCAAGAGGTCATTTTAATCCATACATATCGATAGGTTACGCTCACTAAGCGCTCCCTCAACTGTATCACGGGAACATCATTTCCCATTATGGAACGGTATTTAAATTCTTATTTATAATGAGAGGCCCGAAAAAAACCGAAAAGTTCCATAGGCATGACAACTCAAAAAAGAATAGGACCATTCCAGATTATCAAGCGTATCGCTGAGGGCGGTATGGCTGAAGTCTATTTGGGAAAATCAGAATCGCGATTCGGCGTCAGCAAGCTTGTCGCTATCAAAACCACGTTGCCTGTGGGACAAACAGACGAAAAAAATGCCGAGATTTTTAAAGAGATGTTCTTTAAAGAAATTCGTGTCAGCGCCAATCTTAATCATCAAAACATCGTAAAAATCTACGACTTTGGCGAGCACGAAAGTCGCGCCTATATGGTCATGGAGTACATCCACGGCGTAACGTTGCGCGACTTGATGGCCTATCACCGCGAAATTGAAAAACCACTGAATACAGCTTTCATTCTGTACATCATTCATCAAGTGGCCCTTGCTCTGGGGTACGCCTTCCATTCCGTGGATCCGCAGACGGGATCAAAACTGAAACTGATTCATCGAGACATCAGCCCCCACAACATTCTGATTTCTTTTGAAGGGGAAGTTAAAATTATCGACTTCGGAATTGCGAAAGCATCTCGAGATAAAGAACTTACGCAGTTAGGTTTGGTTAAGGGCAAAGTCGCCTATATGAGCCCGGAACAAATCAAACATGAAGACTTAGATCAACGCACGGATATCTTTTCCCTGGGCATTGTTTTCTGGGAACTGCTTTCAAACATGCGCTTCTTTGCCGCAAGCACCGTGGGTGAAATCAAAAATGCGATTAAACTGTATGATGTTGCCCATCTTTCGACTTCAGCCATTAAGGACCGCTCGCCGGAGTTGCGAAATTTGCTGACGAAAATGCTGAATCAAAATCCCGAACGTCGTATCGACGATGCCAATGATGTTGCCCGCCTGGTGGGTACTTTATTATCGGTCAAGCATCCTGATTTTTCTGCATTGGCATTTGCTGAATACCTGAAAGATGTTTTCGCGGTCACATACAAAGACACGATGGCGGAGATTAAAAAGTTCGTCCTTGAAGACGATCAAACCATGACTATTAGTACGACAGCTACCGCCGAGGAAGTGATGTCAATGCTGACTCACGAAACGGAATCAGGCACTAAAACTGGTACCGGCACCGGTAATACCGCACTGACTTTGAGAGGCATCACAGTGCCACCTCTGCCCGTCACTTTAAATCCTCCGCCACCTCCCAAGGTCGACCCAAGCACATGGGAGAACCCACAGCCTATTATTCGTAATTTTGGTAAACCCCAACCTCAGGCGCCGAATATCAAATTCGGAAACGCTTTGATGGGAGCACTGGGTATTGCTGTGGTGCTGACTGTGGGATTGCTATTAGGAAAATCAAATCTGGAAGGACAAAAAGTCGCCGCTAAAAACCAAGTGCAAGTTCCGACTTTGACACCAATCCAGGTGCGCAGACCAGCTCAGCAACAAATGGTTTTACCGGCTCCGCCAAGCCCATTTAAAAAACCGCCGACAGTCACAAAACGAATGCCCAAGAAAAAACGTTACCCGGCGGCGACTCGAACTCAAGACATCACCACGTCCACTCCAGCTCCGGTCAAAAAATAAAAAACCCGGCTCATCACCGGGTTTTGCATTTTAAGTCTTAATTTCTAAGGAGCAACGGTCACTCTGTTTCGTCCACCTTGTTTTGATTGGTACAAGGCTTTATCCGCGCGATCATACAACTGAGTCCACTCTGTCTCCGCTGCGTATTTCGTCGCAACTCCGACCGAGATCGTCACTGGAATCTTTTTACCTTCGAAAACAAAATCATTAGATTCAATAGTGTGACGAATGCGCTCGCCTACTTCCGCAGCCACTTTATCGTTGGAGCCCGCAAGCAGCAGAACAAATTCTTCTCCGCCATAGCGAGCAAAGAAATCATTCGCACGAATCAATTTCATGATCACGATACGGCAAAGTTCTTTCAGAACATAGTCACCACCTGGATGGCCATAACCGTCGTTGATCTTTTTAAAATGGTCGATATCGAAAGTGACAAGGCTTAGTGGCTCGTTCAAAACTTCAGAACGCTTCATCGCTTCAGGGCCTTTTTCGATCAAGGCGCCTTTCGAGTGAGCTCCGGTCAATGC is a window of Bdellovibrio sp. SKB1291214 DNA encoding:
- a CDS encoding beta strand repeat-containing protein → MRINPGLRIWFFLSMLFANVNAYGDESWTGVTKSPGDYTSAGVVTITGAVTLNPGTYTFTTLIVNASRALTLSGDTATNSGVIINADSITVSGTISADSKGYAANTGPGVGPSTVGGCHGGFGGFGEDLVTMCDPYGSNLEPVTLGSGGGQAGSTTPGAGGGAIKLNVAGTLTVSGIITANGGAAGASSGGMASGGGAGGSIWINAGTLAGAGAIRANGGAGVSTYSGGGGGGLVAVYYGTSSYTGAVTANGGTSSANMTGVNGSAFLIDSTNNDLYINTSSMIGNGTYSFRNITIASGIYVSNQGRGYKANLGTAKGNCNGYTCSGGGHGGRGAAAGTSTSNVAGGGVYGSMLEPTTYGSGGGTAGDAFGAMGGGAIKMVASGTFTINGTIDSDGMYGYSISYDPGGGAGGSVWIVGANVLGSGKIQAVGGAGYDTGSAGSGGRIAVYYSGSFSSSLTFDVSPGSGAGITAGATVGSVVVVDTTNNNLYFPASSTLQSGTYTYNNITIAPSAKVWTLDGNVSGSGTGAGASNSGTGGGGGGGYGGAGAASNQGQAGGGTYGSSTAPVDLGSGGGSNSSRGYGGAGGGAIKLVITNTLTIGTGGSLVADGGSYSIGRGGGGSGGSIWIITRNISSVTNGITAKGGNGESGYGGGGGGGRIAIYYFGSLSGTVSVAGGTGYTSGSAGTSVIKFTGSPVWFFRGY
- a CDS encoding DUF4423 domain-containing protein, which encodes MTLNHFLSQKLEELQKKNPRFSMRALAQKAGISPGRLNEIFHERRPLSDHYSNRIGYGLSLTQEEQGTLSSFVTVRAKRMNFQKVLENQELRLITSWEPYAILNLIKTDDFESSIEWIAKRLALTIEKTEECMNLLESQGVIKMKNGRWVRIPAQLTTTTEIPSSAIVEHHVAALRKSEEALRSVSPAKRHFGNITMPINVNKIEEAKQMLTQFRRKMCLLLEDGPKTEVYNLSMQLYPLTDVNAREAETSE
- a CDS encoding TIGR02147 family protein, which encodes MSVTYRYVWIKMTSWSNTVFMQNQTITEFMMNKFEELRKTNRRISLRMVAYKIGITPGRLSELIRGKRPLSEFYFEKISTGLGLNQDERQQLRSYISVTSRRFNSDRVLGVKSGHLMGGWEEYAILNLLRISNGNDDVKWIGERLGLTPEAVEQAITNLERMELVRHEERGLEIVHRRLITSYECANPESREYYRKHLEKAGQAMDLEVNSSYTGVTLTVNPQQIPVAERMIERFRGRILRLLQQGTQSEVYSLNIQMFPLSIPEKSSTTATGANLAESPRVELDKV
- a CDS encoding serine/threonine protein kinase, with product MTTQKRIGPFQIIKRIAEGGMAEVYLGKSESRFGVSKLVAIKTTLPVGQTDEKNAEIFKEMFFKEIRVSANLNHQNIVKIYDFGEHESRAYMVMEYIHGVTLRDLMAYHREIEKPLNTAFILYIIHQVALALGYAFHSVDPQTGSKLKLIHRDISPHNILISFEGEVKIIDFGIAKASRDKELTQLGLVKGKVAYMSPEQIKHEDLDQRTDIFSLGIVFWELLSNMRFFAASTVGEIKNAIKLYDVAHLSTSAIKDRSPELRNLLTKMLNQNPERRIDDANDVARLVGTLLSVKHPDFSALAFAEYLKDVFAVTYKDTMAEIKKFVLEDDQTMTISTTATAEEVMSMLTHETESGTKTGTGTGNTALTLRGITVPPLPVTLNPPPPPKVDPSTWENPQPIIRNFGKPQPQAPNIKFGNALMGALGIAVVLTVGLLLGKSNLEGQKVAAKNQVQVPTLTPIQVRRPAQQQMVLPAPPSPFKKPPTVTKRMPKKKRYPAATRTQDITTSTPAPVKK
- a CDS encoding diguanylate cyclase, with the protein product MAHNDDSSDNLEKTSIVASDTFKGKLREADDVPPAVLVLIGPPGYVGKQYPITANDITIGRSVESQVYIDDKSLSRSHAKFAVNGSEVSVIDLGSTNKTVVNGQTIPPLASCLLKNNDQIKTGNVIFKFLEKGSLEAMSTSALYERAQKDALTGAHSKGALIEKGPEAMKRSEVLNEPLSLVTFDIDHFKKINDGYGHPGGDYVLKELCRIVIMKLIRANDFFARYGGEEFVLLLAGSNDKVAAEVGERIRHTIESNDFVFEGKKIPVTISVGVATKYAAETEWTQLYDRADKALYQSKQGGRNRVTVAP